A window from Carassius carassius chromosome 40, fCarCar2.1, whole genome shotgun sequence encodes these proteins:
- the LOC132122291 gene encoding transmembrane protein 106B-like isoform X2: MSQNKNGEKRRLSKWLDYGSISGEGQTDPCPTCQGTGRIPRGQENQLVAVIPCSDQRLKPHHTKLYVFISVGLCLLICSLILFFLFPRSMDMSSVELKSSMIYFTPDTVKMVVTHEMNLTNQNYVSITAVNLSVQSFIFEMVVGNNKLPSVTILPPRSQKTIKVIADIVIDDPGLKFTPYSCICN, translated from the exons ATGTCCCAGAATAAAAATGGAGAGAAGCGGAGGCTTTCCAAATGGTTGGACTATGGCAGCATCAGTGGAGAAGGACAGACGGATCCGTGTCCTACCTGCCAGGGCACAGGACGCATCCCGAGAG GTCAGGAAAACCAACTTGTGGCAGTCATTCCTTGCAGCGACCAAAGGCTGAAACCTCACCACAC GAAACTGTATGTGTTTATATCAGTGGGGCTTTGCCTCTTGATCTGCTCCCTGATCCTGTTTTTCCTCTTCCCACGGAGTATGGATATGTCATCTGTAGAACTAAAGTCATCTATGATCTATTTCACTCCAGATACGGTTAAAATGGTGGTCACG CACGAAATGAACCTTACCAACCAAAACTATGTCAGTATCACAGCTGTTAATCTTAGTGTGCAATCATTCATTTTCGAGATGGTGGTTGGCAACAACAAGTTGCCCAGTGTCACCATACTGCCTCCTCGATCACAGAAAACG ATTAAAGTTATAGCTGACATTGTTATTGATGACCCTGGCCTTAA ATTCACACCTTATTCTTGCATTTGCA ACTGA
- the LOC132122291 gene encoding transmembrane protein 106B-like isoform X1, with protein MSQNKNGEKRRLSKWLDYGSISGEGQTDPCPTCQGTGRIPRGQENQLVAVIPCSDQRLKPHHTKLYVFISVGLCLLICSLILFFLFPRSMDMSSVELKSSMIYFTPDTVKMVVTHEMNLTNQNYVSITAVNLSVQSFIFEMVVGNNKLPSVTILPPRSQKTIKVIADIVIDDPGLNNYCKSRSFQIHTLFLHLQLTIKVSYLSHSEQMSTDAYEYIDCGVNSTMPHFPLL; from the exons ATGTCCCAGAATAAAAATGGAGAGAAGCGGAGGCTTTCCAAATGGTTGGACTATGGCAGCATCAGTGGAGAAGGACAGACGGATCCGTGTCCTACCTGCCAGGGCACAGGACGCATCCCGAGAG GTCAGGAAAACCAACTTGTGGCAGTCATTCCTTGCAGCGACCAAAGGCTGAAACCTCACCACAC GAAACTGTATGTGTTTATATCAGTGGGGCTTTGCCTCTTGATCTGCTCCCTGATCCTGTTTTTCCTCTTCCCACGGAGTATGGATATGTCATCTGTAGAACTAAAGTCATCTATGATCTATTTCACTCCAGATACGGTTAAAATGGTGGTCACG CACGAAATGAACCTTACCAACCAAAACTATGTCAGTATCACAGCTGTTAATCTTAGTGTGCAATCATTCATTTTCGAGATGGTGGTTGGCAACAACAAGTTGCCCAGTGTCACCATACTGCCTCCTCGATCACAGAAAACG ATTAAAGTTATAGCTGACATTGTTATTGATGACCCTGGCCTTAA TAATTACTGCAAGTCACGTTCCTTTCAGATTCACACCTTATTCTTGCATTTGCA ACTGACTATCAAAGTCTCCTACCTGTCCCATTCAGAGCAGATGTCTACAGATGCCTATGAGTATATTGACTGTGGAGTGAATTCAACTATGCCTCATTTTCCTCTGCTTTGA
- the LOC132122292 gene encoding ADP-ribosylation factor-like protein 4D, translating to MGNQLTEIAPNTTFLPNFQSIHVVVIGLDSAGKTSLLYRLKLKEFVETIPTKGFNTEKIKVPVGNGRAITFQVWDVGGQEKLRPLWKSYTRRTDGMVFVVDSTEVERMEEAKVELHKITRTSENQGVPVLVLANKQDLPVALPVSDVEKVLAVHELSASTLHHVQGCSAVDGQGLEPSLEKLYEMILKRKKMVKHSKKKR from the coding sequence ATGGGAAACCAATTGACAGAGATTGCCCCAAATACAACGTTCCTGCCTAACTTCCAGTCCATCCACGTTGTGGTCATTGGTTTGGACTCCGCAGGCAAAACCTCGCTTCTCTACAGACTGAAGCTGAAGGAATTTGTTGAAACTATCCCAACCAAGGGATTTAACACTGAGAAGATTAAAGTTCCTGTGGGAAATGGCCGTGCCATAACCTTCCAGGTGTGGGACGTGGGTGGACAGGAGAAGCTAAGGCCTTTGTGGAAGTCCTACACGCGGCGCACGGACGGCATGGTCTTCGTAGTAGACTCCACGGAGGTGGAGCGCATGGAGGAGGCTAAGGTGGAGCTGCACAAGATCACACGCACGTCAGAGAACCAGGGAGTGCCGGTGCTGGTGTTGGCTAACAAACAGGACCTTCCAGTCGCGCTGCCTGTTTCTGACGTGGAGAAGGTTTTGGCTGTTCATGAACTGAGTGCCTCCACCCTGCACCATGTGCAAGGATGCAGTGCGGTCGACGGGCAGGGGTTAGAACCGAGTTTGGAAAAACTGTATGAAATGATCCTCAAACGAAAGAAAATGGTGAAGCACAGCAAGAAAAAAAGATGA